In Cherax quadricarinatus isolate ZL_2023a chromosome 73, ASM3850222v1, whole genome shotgun sequence, the genomic stretch AGAAGGTGTAATCACTGCTGAAATACATACACACGTATATACTCATCAATATACATGTTACATAAcatagggtatatacactgaggtgtatatttGCTAGTTAATACGCGCTACGTGGTGTATAGGAGAAATTCAACTGGTGGagccgataggcttcaaacctaacCTCCCACACGTTATATGATAGTCTTTTATTTTATTAGTGTACGAATATTTGTCCTCTTTTAAAAAATAATAGGTTCCTCAAGAAgttccttgatggtggtgctcttgattcaaggaaccggATTCATTTTCACGGAACTTAAGTGCCTCTCCATgatctctacgggtttagcgcttcatggtTAAAATGGGGATTACAGTTTTTTTAATGGCAGTGTATAATCGCATTTTTTTTAATGGCAATGTACTTTTTAATGGCAGTGTATAGTGGAAGCTTTAATAATACATATTCGgtggataggcttcaaacctactAGTATTCATATACACACAGTAAATATATACACTAGTACATATACAAACTACAACAATAATTTGTTGTATTCTACTGGGAAGAATTTCACGTAATTGAGGCAGGTTAATTAATTCTATTATTTACATTCTTGTGTCTTCTAGGCTACGTGGAAACTACAGAAATTTATGATACTTTTGTGAAATAATCAAATAAACTAATTGAAGGAAGtattttgggtagtttcaaaataTATGAATGAGGAATGGTTGGGTGTAGTGTAAACTTAGTTTATCTAGCACGCTTAATGCTTTGTAGTTTTACGCGTGGAGATCTTTGTATCTTAGGGTCTCAGTATCAAAATTCTCCATACTGAGAGGTTATATTTTAAGGGGTAAACGAACCTGAAGGGGGATCGAACGAGGGAGCAAAGTCTCAGGAGGAAGTTCGAGACAGACGGGTCCCTTAACCCAGTCACCAGTCACTCCCACTCTGTGCAGTTAACCTGTTAACACCAGCTGCTCTAGTCTGTGGAACCTTaggctttttttttctttttcaagtcGCGTCCGTAACTAAGATGGAGGATGTTCCACTGGAAGCGAGATTGAAGGTGGTGGCGTCCTTGGTGACACTAGCTGGATCTCTAGTAATAGCTCTTGGAATAGCAACTATATTACTAGCTGCTTTCATTTACTGTTGCTATGAAAGAATAAAGGTATTGTTCTGTTCTTTTTCTTttcctttatttttttatttgcgTCTTTTTTCTCAATGTTAGGGTTTTTATATCGGGAGAGGAGGTTGAAATGAACTTACAATTCTGAATTTTCTTTATCTTGTCCAGAGAGGCGATACAAACACAATTTTAAGCTGGTTTTTCGAGGATCAAGACAGGGGCCCATTGTTGGCCACCAGGGCTGGTCCTCGAGTCAAAGCTTCTAATAGCGGTGACATAAACACCTACGGCACCATCATGGGGCCTAGCGGTAGTGGTAATAACAGCAGCATGGTACTTAATGGCATGGGTCCCCATGGCAGCGTCATTAGCAACTGCGGGACAGAGCCGAAAGGCAGCGGTCCCAAGAACAGAAAGCCTATCAACAATAATCATACTAGCTGCATGGTCCCCTGCAGCAGCATGGCCTCTTCTAGCAGCAGGTGTTCGTGTGCTCCCAGCAGTAGCAGCGTAGGCTCTAGAAGCCATGATTTCAACAGGTACCCACCATCGCAAATACCACTCCCCGTCAAATGTATCTCGACACACGTTCCTCGCCTTGGTAACGACACCTTCGATGCCTCCTCCAGGGTCACTTCGATCCAGCGTGAAGTTAGGTCGAGAACTAACGAAGCTTCGTCGGCGGAGGTTCCCTTTGTGTACATCCCTCCTCTACCAGATGGTCTCTCGCATCTTACAATGTCGTTTCCCAAGGTGAGAACTTTTTCACTAATGGTGGCTTTCATCTTGGTGTAATAGTACTTGTGTTCGTGCTGGTAGTCTTATTACGTGGGTACCTTAAGTACTCTTCATCCAGTCCTCAAAAATGTTTAATTCAACTAGGAGTCAAACTTGTAAACCCATAACCCAAAATAAAACTTGCTAGCTCCGACACCAGTCACATGCGTACTGTACTTTAACACCATGATAAAACAGGGAGCGCTTTCAATAGCTTTCTTTACACAAGTTCTTAGGATTGACTGGTTAATTAATTAATAAGCATTTAGAAAACTACTATCAATGAAAGTGATAAAATCGCATTTGTAGAAGCTGTGAGTACGCGTTATACTTTTATACTTTTGTATGTTGGAACTACAACTTCAAACAAGTTAACGTGAATCTGAGTTTGTCAAGAGCCGAGTTATTTCAGGccaaatttttttattataatttcagACAGTCATTGAATCAACGATAAAAAGTTAACTTACGCAAAATGCTAtctggttaaaaaaaaattaagtgctGCTGAAAAAGACATTGGTCTTTAAGATAATTCCTCTTTAGCATCAAAGCTGGTGTTTTTTAGTGGAAGATTTTATTTAGATTTAGTGTGTATCCTAAACTGACAGTTTTTATTGAAtttcctctcaagggaggttccttggcaatgatgaggggctcttgatctagggaattggatctgtgctccagttccccgaattaagcctgaataccttccattccccccccccttcactgacgctgtataatcctgagTTCAaagcttccccatgattataattataatgaagAATTTGGAATATTTGTCTCCTAGCATTCCAGGTTTAATACACTTTTTTAACTTCCATTTTTATCAATTAGATTatcttaagaatttttttttttatatttaaagcAATGCAAATACAAGGTGGTATAAATACACAGGACAGATTAATACACAAGACTCCAACACAGTGACACCCCAACCAGGTCGTCTAAATACATGCAAAAGATTAATATTACATAGAACATTGTAACACTGAAGTTCAACAGAGCTCAAAGGCTAcctatgtacatgtttatttaccaATTAAACTAACATTACCACAAATATAAAACATTGCTACAAATACAAGCGATGATAAAGTATAAGAGGAGATAGCATGTGCTTAAACTTCGTTTCTTCCTTTCAAAGGTGAAGAACTTCGCTGAAGACAGGCCGAAATCTGTTCCTCCAGGCGTTCCATTCCCTTCAGAAAACTCCAAGACGACGCCCTTCCAGCGATGGTTTACGGTCAAGAGAGAGTTAGCCCCTTGCAGGAGCACTGACACCGTCGACGCAAACACTAAGTCATCTTGGACGGTAAATTCAGACGCAAATGCAGCCGGCTTGACGACTCGCACTCCTGCGTTAGGTATCAATATTGAAGACCTCAAAGCCAGGGTAAACACAGTCTGTCAGATGATCATCGCTTCTCAGAGGCTGCAGAAACGCAAGCTAATATACGCAGATCCCAATGATATCAGGAACCACATTACTCGGTAACAGAATTATttaatttcttattttttttttattgaaaggaCGTAGTAGCAAAACAGTTGGGAACGAAATCGTCATTGTTagtgtttttaaactaatttacaAAGGGTATTTTACCGTCCCTCGGAAAATTTTTAGTTAAGAGGCGGTCTCAGATTTCTGCTTAAACTTTGTTTATAAGTAAACTTTTAGTCTTTTATGTATACTTTCCAAGTTTATGTACTTTCAAGTTTTTCAAGACCAAGGCACCACTGCTTAGATTTTTAGATTGTTAGCCACGTGTGATTTTATTTTTGAGGCGTCAGTACTTTAATTAAATTTTTATATGTTATTGCCATGGCGTTAAATGACCCCATGCTGATTTAGCGTTTATTTTAATATGATAATTTTCCACGAGTTAAGAAGTGTATCATTGAACTTTAACTATTAATATATTGGACGAACTACACAAAAATTGTAAAATTAATTTGGCACGAGAGTTCCCCTCGTAGAGGGTTGCCTTGACGCCAATGGGACACTTTTGATCCAAGGACTGGACCTGGCATGGCTTTCCTTGGATCACTGCCTGTTCCcctatactatgtatgatagctTAACGCTCTGTAAGAACAACAATTATAACAGTATCCCCTTTTAGTTTTCATTTCCTCTACATTTAGAAAAGAAAACTTGCAAGTCGGGTAACTGAAGTATTCTGTGATGGGCTCTAGAAAGCAaattttattcaggtatacacaaatagttatagattattatacatagcagcacatatgtagagaacccaggacaacccaaaaaagtcagtgacttgtttccattggagTTCTAATCTTTTATTTCATACTTTTAAAGAATTATCACGTGTCAAAACCCTGAGTTATGTACAGCATTCAGATACTTAAACTGGTACTAACACTGTGTATATGCAAATGAAAAGGATATGACGTGGATCTCAATGGAAAAGTCAGATATTTTTGGGGGGgagagggttatcctaggtaatttacactgataattgtacttgtgtgtacgtgtacttaTTTATGGCTATACTGAACTTAGTCATATACAATATTATATATGAATATACtaatgaaaattactttgagggcCTCCGTAAGCAtcggtaagtttatttaggtacagttacacaaatatttacacaaattatcatgcgTAGTAACGTGTGTAAATCACCCACCAGAataactccccccccccttcctcaaaaaaaaaaaaaaaaaaaaaaaaaaaaaaaagtcgaaggTTCTCGTTTCCATTGAGTGTCACTGTAATATTTAAACCTTTAAGTTAATACAGCTAAGTAACTtaatatactaggaataaggtaagcTGAGCTATTTGCATTAAAATTAAAGGATCAGTTTGCAATAATagggctgtatagtccttgtggcttagcgctttttgattataataataattgcaatagGTACACGAATGTTAACTATAAAtcactcctccctttctgtagcttcattaggtaaccaagtaagtttatttaggtacaagtagaCATAAATACCTTTTAGCAGTTCCTGAACTGGCTCGTGCTAGGACAGGCTGATATATGCAGGCAATCTGTTCCACTCCTgtactgctgtacaataaaaggtgtttgaaccTGATCACCTGCTGTGGGTACTACCATACTagttttggttcccaaccttgataGACTTGCCAGCAGGATATTTTGGACACTGCTTGTGCACAAATTCATATACTTGTAACTAAAACTGCTTAAATAAcaaaacaaggcacaataccgtgactggaacgatacacaaataacactgtgactttgtaaatggtccaagtcggaccgaaacgtcgtcgtaagctcctctcttctatgtgcgagttgtgTTCAGCTGCTATACTGCCTTCAACGTTCATCATATCCAGttataattcatcctggcctacatgctttcttggacccaggtccaggataaatctcgccattttgttctgggtgatttgtaattttttttttaaggcagAATACTATGGAGATCAAGAATCTGACTGTGTAAGAGCTacacatagggtcctgcgagcctcggtAGGTAAACACTCTCtcggatacctggaggttattccggggatcaacgcccccgcggcccggtccatgaccaggcctcccgatggatcagggcctgatcaactaggctgttactgctggccgcactcagtccaacgtacgagccgcagcccggatgatccggcactgattttaggtatctgtccagctctctcttgaaggcagccaggggtttattggcaattcccctaatgcttgatgggaggctgttgaacagtcttggggccccggacacttacggtgttttcccttagagtaccaatggcgcccctactttttattggggggcattttgcatcgcctgcccagtcttttacttatgtagggagtgatttctgtgtgtagatttgggaccattccttccaggattttccaagtgtagattgatatatctctccctcctgcgttccaacgagtacaagtcaagtgcttccaagcgttcccagtagttaaggtgcttgacagaacttatacgtgcagtaaaggttctctgtacactctagatctgcgatttcacctgctttgaatggagatgttaatgtacagcagtattccagcctagagagaaaaagtgatttgaaaagtatcatcattggcttggcatctctcgttttgaacgttctcattatccatcctatcattttctttgcacgtgcgatcgtggcactgttgtgatccttgaaagtgagatcctcagacattactactcccaggtcccttgcattatttccgctctattgtatggctagtctgtagtatactctgttctagagGTAGAGGAACTTTGTTTCCCGGTATTAGTTTTTACAGCTGTTCCTTATCAATTTACTTGATATGGGTCAGTGATTACCAGAGATTTCACTGAAGATACttatgatgggttccccattacactgcacattaaaaaaaaaaaatttacccttTTCCGTTTTCGTGTCAGAGCATGGTTTCTGTTTTCCCGAGGTGCAACGATAGtttctactaaccatttgctgcaagaCTCTAAAGttctagctgtatagcccttgtggtttagcgcttctttttgattataataatctaaaGTTCTAGTGATAGtatattagctatatcttgtgggtctttatctGACATTATCAGGGCACTGTCGTCTGGATACAACAAGTTTATACTTGACACTGGTGAGCATGACGTCTACAAAACATTAACTGAAGccacggtacgggcggggattgaactcgcggtgagagtcgtaaaactccagaccggccagctagctacaataagattcctcttcaaggggggctccttggcgtggtgaagaggctcttggtctgaggaattagacctgtcggtcttcttcctcagaccgaacctaattaccccccaatctcccctcccctatcccatcctcccctttttcctttcctcctcctcctccccaccactcccttttgcccttcctctttttggcctttgggatttctcccacaggcgtgctagttcctaggtaggggaaaggataccggggtccatcccattctgttgaggttcttggcggtggcgtagtttgccgtggaatttggattgcctggggatgtctcgatccctctccggtatcccggagtagctttgggtgtctttcgggcgacgggtgtatttctggaagccacctttcggattccgggggtggtggccgaaggaggtatgctttgtggtggatatccggccgccctctcttttgtccaccgaggtagctctgcagatgtgaggttgctatcccggattgttagtttactagcatgatgggtagggtatggcacgggttccatgctgcatctgcgctacttgcggtgctgaggtcctcttgggcgcagagggagatttctggccctttcattcctcctaggaactatccctccccggtcccccctttttttattcttctttttatttttattttttctttcttttttttcttaaaaacaaagaaaagtaacctaaccatagcagccctagtccatgaacctggtacccccgggccccttcttgataccgcaccccgttctgaccccgcctcgtctttggaccactcttcagacattcctcatgcctctgtacctattgccggtgctgtctcctcacccgcttcaagtactgaggcctcgactgactcctttgatttatcggaccttcgctctcctctgactatgcttccggcctctccctctacggtgcggcaattttcaaatcgccgacccgttccacgtcggaccaactctggtcccacgcctaaacgccaacgacaattacctgctgatgatacttctccaccttatcgttcttctcagaaacgattgacacgtccttcactacctttccacgctcagtttcagactgaacaatggactaaattcttcactttacgaccgacttcctctactgcctatctttctgaccacagtattggcaaggcactcctacgccacgttggtaaagatatttcttttcatgctcttaagagcggtacgcgcatcattaccgtacagaatgctactcaggctcatgagctctctcgtctttcccatatcgatactgttcctgtcactcttgaaaaacatcattccctcaactcttgtagtggtaccgtcattctgccccataccatagttcaacaaaatttccagacatgtggcactgacattcttgaacagctggaactccaagatctcccaatcctcaaggtagacacttacgttcttcctgcccgcgggcggagatgataccctagcaatgtggctcgtttaacttttgacagccgagaactcccatcctcagtttatatagcaggacatcggttacaagttcgaaaggtgatccctacaccacaacagtgtagaaattgctggcgatttggccatctagcgaaatattgcagatctatcgccgaatgcccagtctgtggtgccgatgaccattctaatacgtcttgcaatcgatctccctcttgccttaactgtcatgaggctcacccttcatactctcgccgttgtcaagtctatttaaacgagcgggaaatccgttacctcagagacagaaggtctcctttatgccatggcagtttctcatctccgcctccaagggagactcccacgtgtttcttattcccatgtttcaaaacgtccctccacttctggtatcccatcttctacacccacctctgtggttacctctcccatagtcactcctgtatctaatccttttgctgtcctcggctcagacgtccctacttcaacgcctcagtctgatctcgcttcttcgagttctctctcacgcctcagtatcgacgagacctcgtacgacacctcccaatcgttcctctacttctcaaaaatcaaaaaaaggtccgttaacacctcctacccatcttccacctcctcattttaccctccctgtctctgtccctggttctccccctttcactggctcagttacaagtgtagaggttcaccctcctcctcgtactgtaccttcctcccctgttccctcccaagtttcttcctcttctgccacctcccaggttcctgcctcttctgtcccctgccacgcttctccagttccctccaccctttcgccccctccccctaccttggtacagtccaatacagttccaatctttactcatcctccccctaccatttccaatattgtctcccatacgacgtctctgaattcagaaacacttgaagcaatatctgaatatattgcagagaccaaaccatcaatggacactgatccaccttccgctctttctctctcctctgctccatctgcgcaactcctttcttcacagcgcaccgttccttcgctgcttgaacgttttccactgcctccacatgtggacttttctaacccctctagtccataggaacccttacctgcagatttcaagtatctttatcattgccaatcatggcctatttacagtggaatatacgcggcctcaggggtaatcggggtgaacttcagatgttactctcccagtttgcccctgttggtgtttgcttacaggaaccaaaattacactctgctgttatttctcacatctcaggctataatttattgtattcttcagatccttttcctgatgggacctttaatgaaagtgcccttcttctacacactgatattccataccatcagctatttgttcatacttcgctgcattacacagcagcccgtatccacttacataggtggtatacgctctgttctttatatctctctccttctcgggcattatctattctggattttgccttccttgtttcgtcattaccgccaccgattctgttacttggtgattttaatgcccaccatttcctctggggggggtctcactgtgattcccatggaattcagttagaggcttttcttgccacccaccccctccatgttttaaatacaggtactcacacccattttgatcctcggactcatactctctcttgcatcgatctctgtctgctcttcctccgccgcattagacttcacttggtctgttctcccggacttacatgacagtgatcatttcccaatcattcttacttccccttcatattcgccacctcttcgcaccccacgctgacaatttaatcgggcaaattggaacctttactcacacctaactgtttttaaagaggttccttcttcgtcctccatcgatgagcttttacacctcttctcgtcctccgttttcaccgcagcttctcattctataccccaaacttcgggcaggcattctcagaaatgcgtgccttggtggtctcctgcttgtgctcgtgcagtacgtttgaaacgcgctgcatggggcaggtaccggtacaatagaaccacagagagactccttgattttaaacagaagcgtgcgatcgctcgccgtgtcatccgtgatgctaaatgcacttgctggcgagattgtctccaccgtcacctctgcttcctctatgagtgcagtctggaaaaaagtacgaaaactgagtggtaaatattcccctgacccggctcctgttctgcgggttgccagtgttgatatagcaaacccactagatgttgccaatgaaattggcaatcatctggtccgtatttctcagggactccatctatgcccctcatttctttcctcaaagtctgccagagagttagcacccttggacttttcttctctcagagaagaacagtataatgtgccttttacacttcaagaactggaggcaacactctcagcttgtcgatcatcggcagctgggcccgacgacattcatattcgtatgctacaacatttacatcagtcagcccttgcagtcctattatgcctttacaatcttatttggtcacaaggagttcttccacagctgtgaaaatccgccattgttctccctttctgcaaaccaggcactacggggcataaaacctcccactatcgtcccattgctcttaccagtgcagtttgcaaagtaatgtaacgcctagtaaatagacgtttagtgtggtatttagagacacaacagtctctccactcgtcaatatggctttcgtaagggactttctaccatagaccccttactacgcttggatacgtatgttcgtaatgcctttgcgaataaccactcagttattgccatattttttgaccttgagaaggcatatgacacaacttggaggtataatattttagcccaagcccactccttaggccttcgaggcaatctaccatccttccttaagaactttttaactgacaggcatttccgtgttcgagttaataatgtgctctccccggactttatccaagctgaaggtgtcccccagggatgtgttctgagcacaacactttttctccttgctattaatgatttggcctctagtcttccatcaaatatttggtcatcactctgttgatgacttcgctattgcctgtgcaggcgctgactgtcacctcattacagtttctctccaacatgcagtcgaccgtgtttccaattgggccaccacacgtgggtttaaattttccagcactaaaacccaccaaattactttcactagacgctctgtcatctccgatcatcctttgtacctctatggctcccgtatccctgaacgtgatacagtcaagtttctgggcctcctctttgatcgtaggttatcctggaaacctcacattacctctctgaaggcaacttgtcacagccggctgaaccttcttaaaacccttgctcatctttcatagggagctgatcgtcgaaccctccttcgcctacattccacccttattttatcgaaacttgattatggtgaccagatctattcagcggcatctcctgctactctctctagccttaaccccattcatcaccaaggattacgtttatgccttggtgcttttcgctcttcccctgtcgagagcctctatgcagaagcgaacgttccatccttatccgatcgccatgatgcccattgcctgcgctactatgtacgctctcatgatctccgcaatccttccatttataaaatggtcactgatattagtagacattctttatttgttcgccgcccctgtttactccgtcccttctctcttcgccttcatttgctcttgtcttctcttcaactaccacctttctatgtacatgtagcatctcacttttccctacccccctgggaagttccagctgttcgagtctgttctttctccctcccttgctcgaaagcccaactgtctacggtcgcttcccactctctttttcttgaccactttcactctcattctcatgccattgctgtgtacacagatggctctaagtcttctgacggcgtaggattcgcagcagtgcttccggacagcgtcgtacaagggcatttactatctttggctagtatttttactgctgaattatatgccatccttacagcacttatccgtattgcatctatgcctgtgtcatcatttgtggttgtctcagactcccttagtgctttacaggctatacaaaaatttgatacacctcgccccttagtcctccgtatccaactttggctacgccgcatctttaccaagcataaagatgttttttgttgggtccctggtcatgttgacgtacagggcaatgaacaggcagacactgctgtgcggtcagcagtacatgacctaccagtttcttatagaggtattccatttacggactattttgctgcaatatcttcccaccttcacacccgttggcaacaacgttggtctactatgctcggcaacaaacttcaatctattaaaccgagtataggttactggccgtcttatcaccagtgtcgaggttgggagactactctctcccgtcttcgcattggccatactcatcttgctcatggatatctcatggagaggcgtcttgctcctctctgtgagaattgccaagctccattatcagtcagccacattcttttggactgcccactttatcaacgagcacgcagaatttacctctgtcgtcgtcttcgctccgctgctctctctttaccttcccttctcgctgatggacccatctTTCATCCggacactctcattgactttttgacaacaactgactgacttcacaaattctgataccttcagccctttctacttcaatctcttgctaccctctacccccgtactatcccctgccccgctgttttctgtaacctgctgatcatccctcctcccttctgccatccaataccctcgcttccttccctaccctgcagcactgtatagcccttgtggcttagcgcttctttttgattataataataatataaaaggagcaaaggcaaagcactactgctcaaaaattgaagagtataagcataaccccagaaagctctggcaacaactaaaacatttggggtatagccataagccagtagataggtctaacatagtactcactatcgataatgaggtatgccatgaaacatctaaggtggcaaattcctttaattcatactacacatctgttgcatcaacac encodes the following:
- the LOC128701128 gene encoding uncharacterized protein, translated to MEDVPLEARLKVVASLVTLAGSLVIALGIATILLAAFIYCCYERIKRGDTNTILSWFFEDQDRGPLLATRAGPRVKASNSGDINTYGTIMGPSGSGNNSSMVLNGMGPHGSVISNCGTEPKGSGPKNRKPINNNHTSCMVPCSSMASSSSRCSCAPSSSSVGSRSHDFNRYPPSQIPLPVKCISTHVPRLGNDTFDASSRVTSIQREVRSRTNEASSAEVPFVYIPPLPDGLSHLTMSFPKVKNFAEDRPKSVPPGVPFPSENSKTTPFQRWFTVKRELAPCRSTDTVDANTKSSWTVNSDANAAGLTTRTPALGINIEDLKARVNTVCQMIIASQRLQKRKLIYADPNDIRNHITR